A genomic region of Solea senegalensis isolate Sse05_10M unplaced genomic scaffold, IFAPA_SoseM_1 scf7180000015120, whole genome shotgun sequence contains the following coding sequences:
- the plch1 gene encoding 1-phosphatidylinositol 4,5-bisphosphate phosphodiesterase eta-1 isoform X1 gives MSSWVVKNRKDPQYRRHFLTDNSSYQVERCMSVMQSGTQMVKLKPGSKALVRLFFLDEHRSCLRWKPSRKSEKAKITIDSLYKVTEGGQSDVFHRHTDTTFDPACCFTVYHGNHMESLDLVTSNADEARTWITGLQFLMAGISDEDSLAKRQRTHNQWMKQTFEEADKNGDGLLNIEEIYQLLHKLNVNLPRRKVKQMFQEADTDDQQGTLTYDEFSVFYKMMSLRRDLFLLMMAHSDRKDHLTAEELAHFLRNEQKMIDVTPEFVAEIIDKFEVSDENKQRGVLGIEGFTSFMRSPTCDVFNPLHHEVNQDMEQPLSNYFIASSHNTYLTGDQLLSHSKTDMYAWVLQSGCRCVEVDCWDGPDGEPVVQHGYTLTSKIPFKSVIETINKYAFINNQFPVILSIENHCNIQQQKKIAQYLREIFSDKLDVGDSLSRDSRTLPSPHSLQGKILIKGKRLPSYLSADAEEGEVSDDDSADEIQEDFKLKSSNANGHHQVESHIRNKLDSLLKESRIGDKEDSDSFSIRALLRATHQGLHKNLRQSSRGVLKKSQSRSFITTLKQKRHSKSRLSCQSVDKDEDSEDRCGTEAGGQLNRGGRKRKTMKLSRDLSNLVVFTNSVVSQECLNEGTPGDVLSFSETRAQSLVHHRTEHFLTFNQRQLSRIYPSAYRIDSSNFNPQFYWNVGCQLVALNYQTEGRMMQLNRAKFMVNGGSGYVLKPPPMCKGSFNSFSDDPLPAYPKKQLLLKIISGQQLPKPPDSMLGDRGEIIDPFVEVEIIGLPVDCCKEQTRVVDDNGFNPVWEETLSFTLHMAEIALVRFLVWDHDPIGRDFIGQRTVAFSSLMPGYRHVYLDGLTEASIFVHVSVHDVYGKWSPLVLNPSFTIMHLLGSNKGHQLRGIRGLFNRSSKSSGLRKRSISDHLLRRTASAPAKGRKKTKMVLSETVASISEQRNGPGGGGGGEGMSVKEGGVDKRLQPRPPLVHRPMSMPLEKLLQGQLSLCSSEADSIVGVCPLTRPRSSSADLFVKSSFSVGPSVSSSCKANTIQDFGQSEETSYLVIGGGEERKEEDYANYLSEDNETNRSKMISTGTERNCLVSPSINRIRPGKPESASNSTTFTVAPSVSTSSSSFSSVAPHPSVSVDHDVKSPSSVCDSTISRLIDAMSLDREQDSCGSISALIGQFETTADQSGFSTSYPLSPSLQANLRSTTPKPLQDLRSTPKTHAAVLNMKHLVNSQQVPQNMNTVNHEPPASSLFSSPETAELEEVYTILDEEVLSPVSVYSLRKQIHFQADPVENSLSSSPAEDVQSFEKHRSNDVNRRFGSEEPEEAEERVYEEVKDLTPSETEWASSTRYDCYKFFHDTAINNFGEVEINVDEDPVDMMLTSSRHCSQWDELRSPTKRHAIYQNHESIHNYTQHKRSLSHHHFTSYAPHAAFSEHPSPVSRPSYQLTDHHGHHDNVQPSLLHRTSTSRQPCHNSLSSSKTFNKSRDTRSFSQQQRSFSSSQILDWSQQNQPQYQQKEQTLSVHNGFSSSESLQRQSAASLNTCRDRGLNTASSDCDAVYSHVDYDCIKPSTESSQSHTQSHTLQSWNQNVQVSNLRLQPEPRASIQSNLTSLAARSHSVSTDSTAPSQSKSKSLGDLTSEDISCNFQSKYHIISRSFISPHVRKQKRAAALGEVSFQSQSCDPLTEQLRKLVTFEVDDRDGETPPFHHEVKPSVSQQQVTSVAPDDSPPLLTRRLSSRSQSRVRHINSRARERQQESLKTNNQSSVGGVVFRNKAASQNPPANRHSTGSYIAGCYFDELEDRGFPEGACTSLRHGNGDRFYTDNALTNSSNCASEPEVYFLLRL, from the exons atgAGCTCGTGGGTCGTAAAGAACAGAAAAGATCCTCAGTACAGACGACACTTTCTGACTGACAACAGCAGCTATCAAG tggagcGATGCATGAGTGTGATGCAGTCTGGGACACAGATGGTGAAACTGAAACCAGGATCTAAAGCTCTGGTCAGACTTTTCTTCCTGGACGAACATCGTTCTTGTCTGCGATGGAAACCGTCACGAAAGAGCGAGAAAGCAAAGa tcacCATCGACTCTCTGTACAAAGTGACAGAGGGAGGACAGTCGGACGTCTTCCATCGTCACACAGACACGACCTTTGACCCCGCCTGTTGCTTCACTGtttaccatggaaaccacatGGAGTCTCTGGACCTGGTCACGTCTAATGCAGACGAAGCCAGAACCTGGATCACTGGCCTGCAGTTCCTGATGGCGGGGATCAGTGACGAGGACTCGCTCGCCAAACGTCAGCGGACACACAACCA GTGGATGAAACAAACGTTTGAAGAAGCCGATAAAAACGGCGACGGCCTCCTGAACATTGAGGAAATTTACCAACTGCTGCACAAACTCAACGTTAATCTTCCTCGAAGGAAAGTCAAGCAGATGTTTCAG GAAGCTGACACGGACGACCAGCAGGGGACGCTAACATACGACGAGTTCTCCGTCTTCTATAAAATGATGTCACTGAGACGCGACCTCTTCCTGCTGATGATggcacacagtgacaggaaggACCACCTGACGGCCGAAGAGCTCGCCCACTTCCTGCGTAACGAgcagaag ATGATCGACGTCACTCCCGAGTTTGTCGCAGAAATCATCGACAAGTTTGAAGTTTCTGAcgaaaacaaacagagaggagTTTTAGGCATCGAAG GTTTTACGAGTTTCATGCGCAGCCCGACGTGTGACGTCTTTAATCCTTTACATCACGAGGTCAATCAGGACATGGAGCAGCCGCTGTCCAACTACTTCATCGCCTCGTCTCATAACACGTACCTGACCGGAGACCAGCTTCTGTCTCACTCTAAGACAGACATGTACGCCTGGGTGCTGCAGTCCGGCTGCCGCTGTGTGGAGG tGGACTGTTGGGATGGTCCTGATGGAGAACCTGTGGTCCAACATGGTTACACTCTGACCTCCAAGATCCCGTTCAAGTCTGTCATCGAGACCATCAATAAATATGCTTTCATCAACAACCa gttccCGGTGATTCTGTCCATAGAGAATCACTGTAACatccagcagcagaagaaaatcGCTCAGTACCTGAGAGAAATCTTCTCAGACAAACTGGACGTGGGAGATTCACTGAGCAGAGACTCCAGGACTTTACCCAGTCCTCACAGCCTGCAGGGGAAGATCCTCATCAAA ggAAAACGTCTTCCTTCGTATTTGTCTGCAGACGCAGAAGAAGGAGAAGTTTCTGACGATGACAGCGCTGATGAGATCCAAGAAGATTTCAAACTGAAGAGCAGCAAC GCTAACGGTCACCACCAGGTGGAGTCTCACATCCGGAACAAACTGGACTCTCTACTGAAGGAATCTCGCATCGGAGACAAAGAGGATTCTGACAGTTTCAGCATCCGAGCTCTGCTGCGAGCCACACACCAGGGTCTGCACAAGAACCTGcggcag AGCTCCAGAGGAGTTCTGAAGAAATCCCAGAGCAGATCGTTCATCACGACGCTCAAACAGAAG AGACATTCCAAATCCAGACTGTCCTGCCAAAGTGTGGACAAggatgaggacagtgaggacagatgTGGGACGGAGGCTGGAGGACAATTAAACAG aggtgggaggaagaggaagacgatgAAGCTGAGCAGAGACCTGTCAAACCTGGTGGTGTTCACTAACTCTGTGGTGTCTCAGGAGTGTCTCAATGAAG ggacaCCGGGGGACGTCCTGTCCTTCAGTGAGACCAGAGCTCAGTCTCTGGTCCATCACAGAACGGAACACTTCCTCACTTTTAACCAGAGGCAGCTGTCGCGCATTTATCCGTCAGCGTATCGCATCGACTCGTCCAACTTCAACCCTCAGTTCTACTGGAACGTGGGCTGTCAGCTGG TTGCTCTGAATTATCAAACAGAAGGACGGATGATGCAGCTCAACAGAGCCAAGTTCATGGTGAACGGGGGGAGTGGCTACGTTCTCAAGCCGCCACCCATGTGTAAAG GCTCCTTTAACTCGTTCAGTGATGATCCACTTCCTGCTTATCCTAAGAAACAGCTGCTTCTGAAGATCATTAGTGGACAACAGCTGCCAAAACCTCCAGACTCTATGCTGGGAGACCGAGGAGAG ATAATTGATCCATTTGTTGAAGTGGAGATCATCGGTCTGCCGGTGGATTGTTGTAAAGAACAGACACGCGTCGTGGATGACAACG gatTTAATCCAGTGTGGGAGGAGACTTTGTCCTTCACGCTTCACATGGCTGAGATTGCTTTGGTGCGTTTCCTCGTTTGGGACCACGACCCTATTGGACGTGATTTCATCGGTCAGCGGACGGTCGCCTTCAGCAGCTTAATgcccg GTTACAGACATGTGTATTTGGACGGACTGACTGAAGCATCCATCTTTGTGCACGTGTCAGTGCACGACGTGTATGGGAAG TGGAGCCCTCTAGTGCTGAACCCCAGCTTTACCATTATGCATTTACTAGGATCTAACAAG GGTCATCAGCTGCGAGGAATCCGAGGTTTGTTCAACCGCTCGTCCAAATCCTCGGGGCTCCGGAAACGCTCCATCAGTGATCATCTGCTGCGACGCACGGCCAGCGCTCCAGCCAAAGGACGGAAGAAGACAAAGATGGTGCTCTCAGAGACTGTGGCTTCAATATCAGAACAAAGGAATGgcccaggaggaggaggaggaggagaaggcatGTCAGTGAAGGAAGGAGGCGTGGATAAGCGTCTCCAACCTCGACCTCCTCTTGTCCACAGACCCATGTCCATGCCTTTAGAGAAGCTCCTGCAGGGGCAGCTGTCGCTGTGCTCCTCTGAAGCAGACTCCATCGTCG GAGTTTGTCCCCTCACCAGGCCCCGGTCTTCATCTGCTGACCTTTTCGTCAAATCATCCTTTTCTGTTGGACCAAGCGTCTCCTCCTCATGTAAGGCAAACACAATACAAGACTTTGGCCAATCGGAAGAGACTTCATATCTGGTTATTGGTggtggagaagaaagaaaggaagaagacTATGCAAATTACCTTTCAGAAGATAATGAAACCAACAGATCAAAGATGATCTCCACAGGAACAGAGAGGAACTGTTTGGTGTCACCTTCCATAAACAGGATAAGACCAGGGAAACCAGAATCAGCATCTAACAGCACAACGTTCACAGTTGCCCCTTCAgtgtccacctcctcctcctctttctcctctgtggCTCCACACCCCTCTGTCAGTGTGGACCATGATGTGAAGAGTCccagctctgtgtgtgacagcacCATATCCAGACTCATCGATGCCATGTCCTTAGACCGTGAGCAAGACTCATGTGGTTCCATCtctgctctgattggtcagTTTGAAACCACTGCTGACCAAAGTGGTTTCTCAACATCTTATCCTTTGAGTCCCTCCCTTCAGGCAAACCTCAGGTCCACCACTCCAAAACCTCTGCAAGATTTAAGGTCCACTCCCAAGACCCATGCAGCTGTTCTTAACATGAAGCACCTGGTAAATTCCCAACAGGTTCCTCAAAACATGAATACTGTCAATCATGAACCACCTGCTTCATCTTTGTTCTCCAGTCCAGAAACCGCTGAGCTGGAGGAGGTGTACACCATCCTTGACGAGGAGGTGCTGTCACCTGTGTCAGTTTACAGCCTGAGGAAACAGATTCACTTTCAGGCCGACCCTGTGGAGAACAGTCTGAGCTCCTCACCTGCTGAAGATGTTCAGAGTTTTGAGAAACATCGCAGTAATGATGTGAACAGAAGGTTTGGAAGTGAAGAGCCCGAGGAGGCAGAAGAGAGAGTTTACGAGGAGGTGAAAGATCTCACACCATCTGAGACAGAATGGGCTTCTTCTACAAGGTATGACTGTTACAAATTTTTCCATGACACAGCTATAAATAACTTTGGTGAAGTTGAAATTAATGTTGATGAGGATCCAGTGGATATGATGCTGACCTCTTCAAGACATTGCAGCCAGTGGGATGAGCTAAGAAGTCCAACCAAACGCCATGCTATCTACCAAAACCATGAGTCCATTCACAACTACACCCAGCACAAACGGAGCCTGTCACATCATCACTTCACCTCATATGCACCTCATGCAGCATTTTCAGAACATCCGTCCCCAGTGAGTCGACCTTCGTATCAGCTGACCGATCACCATGGACACCACGACAACGTCCAGCCTTCACTCCTCCACAGAACATCCACCTCACGTCAGCCTTGTCACAACAGTCTGTCCAGTTCTAAGACCTTCAACAAGAGCAGAGACACACGGAGCTTctctcagcagcagaggagcttcagcagcagccagaTCCTCGACTGGTCTCAACAAAACCAGCCTCAGTATCAACAGAAGGAGCAAACACTGAGCGTCCACAATGGTTTCTCTTCTTCTGAAAGTCTTCAGCGTCAGTCTGCTGCGTCTTTAAACACCTGTAGAGACAGAGGGTTGAATACAGCGTCTTCAGACTGTGATGCAGTATACAGCCACGTGGACTATGACTGCATTAAACCCTCAACAGAGTCCtcgcagtcacacacacaatcacacacactgcagtcatGGAACCAAAACGTCCAGGTCTCCAACCTGAGGCTCCAGCCTGAACCCAGAGCTTCAATTCAGTCAAACTTAACTTCTTTAGCAGCTCGTTCTCACTCGGTCAGCACCGATTCCACCGCTCCCAGCCAGAGTAAGTCCAAGTCTCTGGGAGATCTGACCTCTGAAGACATATCCTGCAACTTCCAGAGCAAATACCACATCATTAGTCGCAGTTTCATCTCCCCTCATGTGAGGAAACAAAAGAGAGCGGCCGCTTTGGGAGAAGTCTCCTTCCAATCCCAATCATGTGATCCACTCACAGAACAGCTGCGGAAGCTGGTCACGTTTGAGGTGGATGACCGTGACGGAGAAACACCTCCGTTTCACCATGAAGTAAAACCCTCAGTGTCCCAGCAGCAGGTAACAAGTGTAGCTCCCGATGATTCCCCTCCACTCCTCACCCGTCGTCTTTCTTCCAGGAGCCAAAGTCGCGTGCGTCACATCAACAGCCGAGCGCGTGAAAGACAGCAGGAGTCGCTGAAGACCAATAATCAATCCAGTGTTGGTGGAGTGGTTTTCAGGAACAAAGCAGCTTCACAGAATCCACCAGCGAACAGACACTCCACCGGTTCTTACATCGCAGGTTGTTACTTTGACGAGCTGGAGGACCGAGGGTTTCCTGAAGGGGCGTGTACGTCCCTGCGTCATGGAAACGGAGATCGTTTTTACACCGACAACGCTCTTACAAACTCCTCCAACTGTGCGTCAGAGCCCGAGGTTTACTTCCTGCTCCGACTGTag
- the plch1 gene encoding 1-phosphatidylinositol 4,5-bisphosphate phosphodiesterase eta-1 isoform X4 — translation MSSWVVKNRKDPQYRRHFLTDNSSYQVERCMSVMQSGTQMVKLKPGSKALVRLFFLDEHRSCLRWKPSRKSEKAKITIDSLYKVTEGGQSDVFHRHTDTTFDPACCFTVYHGNHMESLDLVTSNADEARTWITGLQFLMAGISDEDSLAKRQRTHNQWMKQTFEEADKNGDGLLNIEEIYQLLHKLNVNLPRRKVKQMFQEADTDDQQGTLTYDEFSVFYKMMSLRRDLFLLMMAHSDRKDHLTAEELAHFLRNEQKMIDVTPEFVAEIIDKFEVSDENKQRGVLGIEGFTSFMRSPTCDVFNPLHHEVNQDMEQPLSNYFIASSHNTYLTGDQLLSHSKTDMYAWVLQSGCRCVEVDCWDGPDGEPVVQHGYTLTSKIPFKSVIETINKYAFINNQFPVILSIENHCNIQQQKKIAQYLREIFSDKLDVGDSLSRDSRTLPSPHSLQGKILIKGKRLPSYLSADAEEGEVSDDDSADEIQEDFKLKSSNANGHHQVESHIRNKLDSLLKESRIGDKEDSDSFSIRALLRATHQGLHKNLRQSSRGVLKKSQSRSFITTLKQKRHSKSRLSCQSVDKDEDSEDRCGTEAGGQLNRGGRKRKTMKLSRDLSNLVVFTNSVVSQECLNEGTPGDVLSFSETRAQSLVHHRTEHFLTFNQRQLSRIYPSAYRIDSSNFNPQFYWNVGCQLVALNYQTEGRMMQLNRAKFMVNGGSGYVLKPPPMCKGSFNSFSDDPLPAYPKKQLLLKIISGQQLPKPPDSMLGDRGEIIDPFVEVEIIGLPVDCCKEQTRVVDDNGFNPVWEETLSFTLHMAEIALVRFLVWDHDPIGRDFIGQRTVAFSSLMPGYRHVYLDGLTEASIFVHVSVHDVYGKWSPLVLNPSFTIMHLLGSNKGHQLRGIRGLFNRSSKSSGLRKRSISDHLLRRTASAPAKGRKKTKMVLSETVASISEQRNGPGGGGGGEGMSVKEGGVDKRLQPRPPLVHRPMSMPLEKLLQGQLSLCSSEADSIVEH, via the exons atgAGCTCGTGGGTCGTAAAGAACAGAAAAGATCCTCAGTACAGACGACACTTTCTGACTGACAACAGCAGCTATCAAG tggagcGATGCATGAGTGTGATGCAGTCTGGGACACAGATGGTGAAACTGAAACCAGGATCTAAAGCTCTGGTCAGACTTTTCTTCCTGGACGAACATCGTTCTTGTCTGCGATGGAAACCGTCACGAAAGAGCGAGAAAGCAAAGa tcacCATCGACTCTCTGTACAAAGTGACAGAGGGAGGACAGTCGGACGTCTTCCATCGTCACACAGACACGACCTTTGACCCCGCCTGTTGCTTCACTGtttaccatggaaaccacatGGAGTCTCTGGACCTGGTCACGTCTAATGCAGACGAAGCCAGAACCTGGATCACTGGCCTGCAGTTCCTGATGGCGGGGATCAGTGACGAGGACTCGCTCGCCAAACGTCAGCGGACACACAACCA GTGGATGAAACAAACGTTTGAAGAAGCCGATAAAAACGGCGACGGCCTCCTGAACATTGAGGAAATTTACCAACTGCTGCACAAACTCAACGTTAATCTTCCTCGAAGGAAAGTCAAGCAGATGTTTCAG GAAGCTGACACGGACGACCAGCAGGGGACGCTAACATACGACGAGTTCTCCGTCTTCTATAAAATGATGTCACTGAGACGCGACCTCTTCCTGCTGATGATggcacacagtgacaggaaggACCACCTGACGGCCGAAGAGCTCGCCCACTTCCTGCGTAACGAgcagaag ATGATCGACGTCACTCCCGAGTTTGTCGCAGAAATCATCGACAAGTTTGAAGTTTCTGAcgaaaacaaacagagaggagTTTTAGGCATCGAAG GTTTTACGAGTTTCATGCGCAGCCCGACGTGTGACGTCTTTAATCCTTTACATCACGAGGTCAATCAGGACATGGAGCAGCCGCTGTCCAACTACTTCATCGCCTCGTCTCATAACACGTACCTGACCGGAGACCAGCTTCTGTCTCACTCTAAGACAGACATGTACGCCTGGGTGCTGCAGTCCGGCTGCCGCTGTGTGGAGG tGGACTGTTGGGATGGTCCTGATGGAGAACCTGTGGTCCAACATGGTTACACTCTGACCTCCAAGATCCCGTTCAAGTCTGTCATCGAGACCATCAATAAATATGCTTTCATCAACAACCa gttccCGGTGATTCTGTCCATAGAGAATCACTGTAACatccagcagcagaagaaaatcGCTCAGTACCTGAGAGAAATCTTCTCAGACAAACTGGACGTGGGAGATTCACTGAGCAGAGACTCCAGGACTTTACCCAGTCCTCACAGCCTGCAGGGGAAGATCCTCATCAAA ggAAAACGTCTTCCTTCGTATTTGTCTGCAGACGCAGAAGAAGGAGAAGTTTCTGACGATGACAGCGCTGATGAGATCCAAGAAGATTTCAAACTGAAGAGCAGCAAC GCTAACGGTCACCACCAGGTGGAGTCTCACATCCGGAACAAACTGGACTCTCTACTGAAGGAATCTCGCATCGGAGACAAAGAGGATTCTGACAGTTTCAGCATCCGAGCTCTGCTGCGAGCCACACACCAGGGTCTGCACAAGAACCTGcggcag AGCTCCAGAGGAGTTCTGAAGAAATCCCAGAGCAGATCGTTCATCACGACGCTCAAACAGAAG AGACATTCCAAATCCAGACTGTCCTGCCAAAGTGTGGACAAggatgaggacagtgaggacagatgTGGGACGGAGGCTGGAGGACAATTAAACAG aggtgggaggaagaggaagacgatgAAGCTGAGCAGAGACCTGTCAAACCTGGTGGTGTTCACTAACTCTGTGGTGTCTCAGGAGTGTCTCAATGAAG ggacaCCGGGGGACGTCCTGTCCTTCAGTGAGACCAGAGCTCAGTCTCTGGTCCATCACAGAACGGAACACTTCCTCACTTTTAACCAGAGGCAGCTGTCGCGCATTTATCCGTCAGCGTATCGCATCGACTCGTCCAACTTCAACCCTCAGTTCTACTGGAACGTGGGCTGTCAGCTGG TTGCTCTGAATTATCAAACAGAAGGACGGATGATGCAGCTCAACAGAGCCAAGTTCATGGTGAACGGGGGGAGTGGCTACGTTCTCAAGCCGCCACCCATGTGTAAAG GCTCCTTTAACTCGTTCAGTGATGATCCACTTCCTGCTTATCCTAAGAAACAGCTGCTTCTGAAGATCATTAGTGGACAACAGCTGCCAAAACCTCCAGACTCTATGCTGGGAGACCGAGGAGAG ATAATTGATCCATTTGTTGAAGTGGAGATCATCGGTCTGCCGGTGGATTGTTGTAAAGAACAGACACGCGTCGTGGATGACAACG gatTTAATCCAGTGTGGGAGGAGACTTTGTCCTTCACGCTTCACATGGCTGAGATTGCTTTGGTGCGTTTCCTCGTTTGGGACCACGACCCTATTGGACGTGATTTCATCGGTCAGCGGACGGTCGCCTTCAGCAGCTTAATgcccg GTTACAGACATGTGTATTTGGACGGACTGACTGAAGCATCCATCTTTGTGCACGTGTCAGTGCACGACGTGTATGGGAAG TGGAGCCCTCTAGTGCTGAACCCCAGCTTTACCATTATGCATTTACTAGGATCTAACAAG GGTCATCAGCTGCGAGGAATCCGAGGTTTGTTCAACCGCTCGTCCAAATCCTCGGGGCTCCGGAAACGCTCCATCAGTGATCATCTGCTGCGACGCACGGCCAGCGCTCCAGCCAAAGGACGGAAGAAGACAAAGATGGTGCTCTCAGAGACTGTGGCTTCAATATCAGAACAAAGGAATGgcccaggaggaggaggaggaggagaaggcatGTCAGTGAAGGAAGGAGGCGTGGATAAGCGTCTCCAACCTCGACCTCCTCTTGTCCACAGACCCATGTCCATGCCTTTAGAGAAGCTCCTGCAGGGGCAGCTGTCGCTGTGCTCCTCTGAAGCAGACTCCATCGTCG AGCACTGA